One Gossypium hirsutum isolate 1008001.06 chromosome A11, Gossypium_hirsutum_v2.1, whole genome shotgun sequence genomic window carries:
- the LOC107901240 gene encoding AAA-ATPase At2g18193 isoform X1 produces the protein MILTRRVLRWPIKQSPSLPVNTCFSSGIAFDSIKMAAMFSSSEISKTASSLFSAYASFAGSMMLVRSVANELIPHQLRSYLYSAFRYFFTPLSPDLTLAIDERCGMSKNQVYEAAEVYLSTRISPKTERLKLSKTRKQKHFTIGLEKGELVVDGFEDVRLTWRFVCTEGQKPHGGEKKHFELSFNKKHKDKVLDFYLPYVLLKAEEIKKQDKMIKLYSRQCPFSCEDDNERRGGSWGSIILEHPATFDTLAMDPALKKMIIDDLEMFLRRNAYYKKVGKAWKRGYLLYGPPGTGKSSLVAAMANYLKFDIYDLGLTSVRSDAELRRTLLSTTNRSILLIEDIDCSSEVLERQMRNKNKKLPDKTGQLTLSGILNCIDGLWSSCGDERIIVFTTNYKDRIDPALLRPGRMDLHINMSYCTTDGFRLLASNYLGISSKHNPFFAEIDSLLNSTEATPAEVAEELMKSDDPNIALQGLVNFLKRKRDEADDETENKATGCGEVDSSVRRLNAIVSRVKRLKTNVDQRKIMMRKRK, from the exons ATGATTTTGACTAGGAGGGTCCTGCGATGGCCTATAAAACAGAGTCCGTCTTTACCTGTGAACACTTGCTTCTCCTCTGGAATAGCTTTTGATTCCATAAAAATGGCTGCCATGTTTTCTTCTTCCGAAATTTCTAAAACAGCATCTTCCTTGTTCTCTGCTTATGCCTCCTTTGCAGGGTCCATGATGCTGGTCCGGTCCGTGGCCAATGAACTCATTCCCCACCAGCTCAGATCTTACCTTTACTCTGCATTTCGCTACTTCTTCACTCCTCTCTCCCCCGACCTCACCCTCGCCATCGACGAGCGGTGTGGGATGAGCAAGAACCAGGTTTACGAAGCAGCCGAGGTCTACCTCAGCACCAGGATCAGCCCCAAAACGGAGCGCCTCAAGCTCAGCAAAACCAGGAAACAGAAGCATTTCACCATCGGCCTCGAGAAGGGGGAATTGGTCGTCGATGGTTTCGAAGATGTTCGATTGACGTGGAGGTTTGTTTGTACGGAAGGCCAGAAGCCTCACGGTGGGGAGAAGAAACACTTCGAGCTTAGCTTCAACAAGAAACACAAAGACAAAGTTCTGGATTTTTACTTGCCCTACGTTTTGCTCAAAGCCGAAGAGATAAAGAAGCAAGACAAGATGATAAAGCTTTATAGCCGTCAATGTCCATTCAGCTGTGAAGATGACAATGAAAGAAGGGGGGGTTCTTGGGGTTCCATAATTCTGGAACATCCTGCTACTTTTGATACATTGGCTATGGACCCAGCTCTGAAAAAGATGATCATCGATGATTTGGAGATGTTCCTTAGGAGGAACGCGTATTATAAAAAAGTGGGGAAGGCTTGGAAAAGAGGGTACTTGCTATATGGTCCTCCTGGAACTGGTAAATCCAGTTTGGTTGCCGCCATGGCTAATTATCTCAAATTTGATATATATGATTTGGGGCTTACCAGTGTACGCTCTGATGCTGAGTTAAGGAGGACACTGCTATCCACTACCAATCGCTCTATACTGTTGATTGAAGACATAGATTGCAGTTCTGAGGTTCTTGAACGACAAAtgagaaacaaaaacaaaaagctACCAGATAAAACTGGG CAGTTGACACTATCTGGTATATTGAACTGCATCGATGGACTGTGGTCAAGCTGTGGGGATGAGAGAATCATTGTGTTTACAACCAACTATAAGGATCGGATAGACCCTGCTCTGTTACGGCCTGGTCGAATGGACTTGCACATCAACATGTCCTATTGCACCACGGATGGATTCAGGCTTTTAGCTTCTAATTATCTAGGAATCAGCAGCAAACACAACCCTTTCTTTGCAGAAATAGACAGTTTGCTAAATAGTACAGAGGCGACCCCAGCAGAGGTAGCTGAGGAATTGATGAAGAGTGATGATCCTAATATTGCTCTTCAAGGTCTTGTTAACTTCCTCAAACGCAAGAGAGATGAAGCCGATGATGAAACCGAGAACAAAGCAACAGGTTGTGGTGAAGTGGACTCCTCCGTCAGAAGATTGAATGCGATAGTATCAAGAGTTAAGAGATTGAAAACCAATGTTGATCAAAGGAAAATTATGATGAGGAAAAGAAAATAg
- the LOC107901213 gene encoding bZIP transcription factor 2, with product MATSRTGSSSSSATRRSSSSVEEFQQVLNERKRKRMASNREAARRSRMRKQKHLDDLMGQVSQLAHENNQILANINITTQIYLNIEAENTVLRAQMAELSTRLQSLNEINDFISSNNGVFGYDHPNNYEADHDHHHHQVNIDTFMNNPWGCFYGNQPIIASADMIM from the coding sequence ATGGCTACTTCAAGAACTGGATCATCTTCATCTTCAGCCACGCGGAGGAGCTCAAGCTCGGTGGAGGAGTTTCAGCAGGTTTTAAATGAAAGGAAGCGTAAAAGAATGGCGTCCAACAGGGAAGCCGCTCGCCGGTCTCGGATGCGTAAACAAAAGCACTTGGATGATCTGATGGGCCAAGTTTCTCAGCTCGCACATGAAAACAACCAGATCCTTGCCAACATCAACATAACCACACAAATCTACTTGAACATCGAGGCCGAGAACACGGTCCTTAGAGCTCAGATGGCTGAGCTCAGTACCAGGCTTCAATCTCTCAATGAaatcaatgatttcataagctcAAACAATGGGGTTTTCGGATATGATCATCCCAACAACTATGAAGCTGACCATGATCACCATCATCATCAGGTCAATATTGATACCTTCATGAATAATCCATGGGGTTGTTTCTATGGCAACCAACCCATCATTGCTTCTGCTGATATGATTATGTAA
- the LOC107901226 gene encoding phosphatidylinositol/phosphatidylcholine transfer protein SFH12 isoform X2 has product MADVNPEMDASEEEKNRRGSFKKTASNRFRNSRKMRSSKVISVEIDDERDTEEMQSVETLRQALIAEDMLPEKHDDYHTLLRFLKARRFDIEKTKQMWGDMLKWRKEFGTDTILEDFEFKEREEVLKYYPQGYHGVDKDGRPVYIERIGLVDATKLMQVTTMDRYLKYHVGEFEKTFKIKFPSCSIAAKKHIDQSTTLLDVQGVGLKSFTKAARELITLLQKVDGDNYPETLNRMFILNAGSGFRMLWNTVKSFLDPKTTAKINVLGNKFQSKLLEIIDADQLPDFLGGTCTCAEHGGCMLSDKGPWKDPQILKMVQSGQYKSGNKSQAQSTEEKTTTEEETPAPKASDSVDAEPVPEAAKKQPELPPVKEEVEIITPKIVTPVVLDKPVVIATPDENAVVVPKGTELAIVPKVDANRQEVLRVPDGLSSHLFTGVMTFVMGIGAMMKVTRNMPRKPTDPASYVSQVESVGTVAKSQDPSSQLTQPGGLSTAELMSVMKRMAELEERLSVINQKPTTMPPEKEELLNTALTRADALEQELMATKKALEDSFAQQQELAAYIDKKKKKKKKTLFW; this is encoded by the exons ATGGCTGACGTTAACCCAG AAATGGATGCTTCGGAGGAAGAAAAAAACAGAAGGGGTTCATTCAAGAAAACAGCCTCCAATAGATTCCGGAATTCAAGGAAAATGAGGAGCAGTAAAGTAATATCTGTTGAAATCGACGATGAGCGTGACACGGAGGAGATGCAGTCCGTCGAGACCCTGCGTCAGGCGCTTATAGCCGAGGATATGCTGCCTGAAAAACACGATGATTATCACACGTTGCTCAG ATTCTTGAAGGCTAGAAGATTTGACATTGAGAAAACAAAGCAAATGTGGGGTGATATGCTCAAATGGAGGAAGGAATTTGGTACCGACACGATTTTAGAG GACTTTGAATTCAAGGAGAGAGAAGAGGTTTTGAAATATTATCCCCAAGGGTACCATGGAGTAGATAAGGATGGACGACCGGTGTATATAGAGAGAATAGGCCTAGTAGATGCTACCAAGCTCATGCAAGTCACCACCATGGATCGCTATCTCAAATACCATGTAGGGGAGTTTGAGAAGACCTTCAAAATTAAGTTTCCATCTTGCTCTATTGCTGCCAAGAAGCACATTGACCAAAGCACAACCCTCTTGGACGTGCAAGGAGTG GGTCTTAAGAGCTTCACCAAAGCTGCTAGAGAACTCATCACTCTTCTTCAGAAGGTTGATGGTGACAATTATCCAGAG ACTTTGAACCGAATGTTCATCCTCAATGCTGGTTCTGGATTTAGAATGTTGTGGAATACTGTTAAGTCCTTCCTTGATCCTAAGACCACAGCCAAGATCAAT GTTCTTGGTAACAAATTTCAGAGCAAGTTGCTTGAAATAATTGATGCCGA CCAATTGCCAGATTTCTTGGGAGGTACTTGCACTTGTGCTGAACATGGAGGCTGCATGCTTTCTGATAAGGGCCCATGGAAGGACCCGCAGATTTTGAAG ATGGTTCAAAGTGGCCAATACAAATCTGGAAACAAATCTCAGGCTCAAAGCACTGAAGAGAAAACGACGACCGAGGAAGAGACTCCAGCCCCAAAG GCTAGTGACTCCGTGGATGCTGAGCCTGTTCCAGAGGCAGCAAAGAAACAACCAGAACTTCCTCCTGTTAAAGAAGAG GTCGAAATTATCACACCTAAGATAGTTACCCCGGTGGTTCTTGACAAACCTGTGGTTATAGCTACGCCGGACGAAAATGCTGTAGTTGTTCCGAAAG GTACAGAGCTGGCTATTGTTCCAAAGGTAGATGCTAATAGGCAAGAAGTTTTAAGGGTTCCTGACGGACTTAGCTCTCATCTTTTCACCGGTGTCATGACCTTTGTTATGGGCATCGGCGCAATGATGAAAGTGACACGCAACATGCCCAGGAAACCGACTGATCCTGCCAGCTACGTGAGTCAAGTTGAGAGTGTTGGCACAGTGGCTAAGAGCCAGGACCCTTCATCCCAGTTAACCCAACCAGGAGGCCTCTCCACTGCCGAGTTGATGTCTGTCATGAAACGTATGGCGGAGTTGGAAGAGAGATTAAGTGTTATCAACCAGAAACCTACAACAATGCCCCCTGAGAAGGAGGAATTGTTGAATACTGCACTGACacgagccgatgccttggagcaaGAGCTTATGGCTACCAAGAAG GCTCTAGAAGACTCATTTGCTCAACAACAGGAGCTGGCGGCGTACAtagacaaaaagaagaaaaagaagaagaagacctTG TTCTGGTAA
- the LOC107901240 gene encoding AAA-ATPase At2g18193 isoform X2 produces the protein MILTRRVLRWPIKQSPSLPVNTCFSSGIAFDSIKMAAMFSSSEISKTASSLFSAYASFAGSMMLVRSVANELIPHQLRSYLYSAFRYFFTPLSPDLTLAIDERCGMSKNQVYEAAEVYLSTRISPKTERLKLSKTRKQKHFTIGLEKGELVVDGFEDVRLTWRFVCTEGQKPHGGEKKHFELSFNKKHKDKVLDFYLPYVLLKAEEIKKQDKMIKLYSRQCPFSCEDDNERRGGSWGSIILEHPATFDTLAMDPALKKMIIDDLEMFLRRNAYYKKVGKAWKRGYLLYGPPGTGKSSLVAAMANYLKFDIYDLGLTSVRSDAELRRTLLSTTNRSILLIEDIDCSSEVLERQMRNKNKKLPDKTGLTLSGILNCIDGLWSSCGDERIIVFTTNYKDRIDPALLRPGRMDLHINMSYCTTDGFRLLASNYLGISSKHNPFFAEIDSLLNSTEATPAEVAEELMKSDDPNIALQGLVNFLKRKRDEADDETENKATGCGEVDSSVRRLNAIVSRVKRLKTNVDQRKIMMRKRK, from the exons ATGATTTTGACTAGGAGGGTCCTGCGATGGCCTATAAAACAGAGTCCGTCTTTACCTGTGAACACTTGCTTCTCCTCTGGAATAGCTTTTGATTCCATAAAAATGGCTGCCATGTTTTCTTCTTCCGAAATTTCTAAAACAGCATCTTCCTTGTTCTCTGCTTATGCCTCCTTTGCAGGGTCCATGATGCTGGTCCGGTCCGTGGCCAATGAACTCATTCCCCACCAGCTCAGATCTTACCTTTACTCTGCATTTCGCTACTTCTTCACTCCTCTCTCCCCCGACCTCACCCTCGCCATCGACGAGCGGTGTGGGATGAGCAAGAACCAGGTTTACGAAGCAGCCGAGGTCTACCTCAGCACCAGGATCAGCCCCAAAACGGAGCGCCTCAAGCTCAGCAAAACCAGGAAACAGAAGCATTTCACCATCGGCCTCGAGAAGGGGGAATTGGTCGTCGATGGTTTCGAAGATGTTCGATTGACGTGGAGGTTTGTTTGTACGGAAGGCCAGAAGCCTCACGGTGGGGAGAAGAAACACTTCGAGCTTAGCTTCAACAAGAAACACAAAGACAAAGTTCTGGATTTTTACTTGCCCTACGTTTTGCTCAAAGCCGAAGAGATAAAGAAGCAAGACAAGATGATAAAGCTTTATAGCCGTCAATGTCCATTCAGCTGTGAAGATGACAATGAAAGAAGGGGGGGTTCTTGGGGTTCCATAATTCTGGAACATCCTGCTACTTTTGATACATTGGCTATGGACCCAGCTCTGAAAAAGATGATCATCGATGATTTGGAGATGTTCCTTAGGAGGAACGCGTATTATAAAAAAGTGGGGAAGGCTTGGAAAAGAGGGTACTTGCTATATGGTCCTCCTGGAACTGGTAAATCCAGTTTGGTTGCCGCCATGGCTAATTATCTCAAATTTGATATATATGATTTGGGGCTTACCAGTGTACGCTCTGATGCTGAGTTAAGGAGGACACTGCTATCCACTACCAATCGCTCTATACTGTTGATTGAAGACATAGATTGCAGTTCTGAGGTTCTTGAACGACAAAtgagaaacaaaaacaaaaagctACCAGATAAAACTGGG TTGACACTATCTGGTATATTGAACTGCATCGATGGACTGTGGTCAAGCTGTGGGGATGAGAGAATCATTGTGTTTACAACCAACTATAAGGATCGGATAGACCCTGCTCTGTTACGGCCTGGTCGAATGGACTTGCACATCAACATGTCCTATTGCACCACGGATGGATTCAGGCTTTTAGCTTCTAATTATCTAGGAATCAGCAGCAAACACAACCCTTTCTTTGCAGAAATAGACAGTTTGCTAAATAGTACAGAGGCGACCCCAGCAGAGGTAGCTGAGGAATTGATGAAGAGTGATGATCCTAATATTGCTCTTCAAGGTCTTGTTAACTTCCTCAAACGCAAGAGAGATGAAGCCGATGATGAAACCGAGAACAAAGCAACAGGTTGTGGTGAAGTGGACTCCTCCGTCAGAAGATTGAATGCGATAGTATCAAGAGTTAAGAGATTGAAAACCAATGTTGATCAAAGGAAAATTATGATGAGGAAAAGAAAATAg
- the LOC107901226 gene encoding phosphatidylinositol/phosphatidylcholine transfer protein SFH12 isoform X1 encodes MADVNPEMDASEEEKNRRGSFKKTASNRFRNSRKMRSSKVISVEIDDERDTEEMQSVETLRQALIAEDMLPEKHDDYHTLLRFLKARRFDIEKTKQMWGDMLKWRKEFGTDTILEDFEFKEREEVLKYYPQGYHGVDKDGRPVYIERIGLVDATKLMQVTTMDRYLKYHVGEFEKTFKIKFPSCSIAAKKHIDQSTTLLDVQGVGLKSFTKAARELITLLQKVDGDNYPETLNRMFILNAGSGFRMLWNTVKSFLDPKTTAKINVLGNKFQSKLLEIIDADQLPDFLGGTCTCAEHGGCMLSDKGPWKDPQILKMVQSGQYKSGNKSQAQSTEEKTTTEEETPAPKASDSVDAEPVPEAAKKQPELPPVKEEVEIITPKIVTPVVLDKPVVIATPDENAVVVPKGTELAIVPKVDANRQEVLRVPDGLSSHLFTGVMTFVMGIGAMMKVTRNMPRKPTDPASYVSQVESVGTVAKSQDPSSQLTQPGGLSTAELMSVMKRMAELEERLSVINQKPTTMPPEKEELLNTALTRADALEQELMATKKALEDSFAQQQELAAYIDKKKKKKKKTLKLICWYPSSGKQ; translated from the exons ATGGCTGACGTTAACCCAG AAATGGATGCTTCGGAGGAAGAAAAAAACAGAAGGGGTTCATTCAAGAAAACAGCCTCCAATAGATTCCGGAATTCAAGGAAAATGAGGAGCAGTAAAGTAATATCTGTTGAAATCGACGATGAGCGTGACACGGAGGAGATGCAGTCCGTCGAGACCCTGCGTCAGGCGCTTATAGCCGAGGATATGCTGCCTGAAAAACACGATGATTATCACACGTTGCTCAG ATTCTTGAAGGCTAGAAGATTTGACATTGAGAAAACAAAGCAAATGTGGGGTGATATGCTCAAATGGAGGAAGGAATTTGGTACCGACACGATTTTAGAG GACTTTGAATTCAAGGAGAGAGAAGAGGTTTTGAAATATTATCCCCAAGGGTACCATGGAGTAGATAAGGATGGACGACCGGTGTATATAGAGAGAATAGGCCTAGTAGATGCTACCAAGCTCATGCAAGTCACCACCATGGATCGCTATCTCAAATACCATGTAGGGGAGTTTGAGAAGACCTTCAAAATTAAGTTTCCATCTTGCTCTATTGCTGCCAAGAAGCACATTGACCAAAGCACAACCCTCTTGGACGTGCAAGGAGTG GGTCTTAAGAGCTTCACCAAAGCTGCTAGAGAACTCATCACTCTTCTTCAGAAGGTTGATGGTGACAATTATCCAGAG ACTTTGAACCGAATGTTCATCCTCAATGCTGGTTCTGGATTTAGAATGTTGTGGAATACTGTTAAGTCCTTCCTTGATCCTAAGACCACAGCCAAGATCAAT GTTCTTGGTAACAAATTTCAGAGCAAGTTGCTTGAAATAATTGATGCCGA CCAATTGCCAGATTTCTTGGGAGGTACTTGCACTTGTGCTGAACATGGAGGCTGCATGCTTTCTGATAAGGGCCCATGGAAGGACCCGCAGATTTTGAAG ATGGTTCAAAGTGGCCAATACAAATCTGGAAACAAATCTCAGGCTCAAAGCACTGAAGAGAAAACGACGACCGAGGAAGAGACTCCAGCCCCAAAG GCTAGTGACTCCGTGGATGCTGAGCCTGTTCCAGAGGCAGCAAAGAAACAACCAGAACTTCCTCCTGTTAAAGAAGAG GTCGAAATTATCACACCTAAGATAGTTACCCCGGTGGTTCTTGACAAACCTGTGGTTATAGCTACGCCGGACGAAAATGCTGTAGTTGTTCCGAAAG GTACAGAGCTGGCTATTGTTCCAAAGGTAGATGCTAATAGGCAAGAAGTTTTAAGGGTTCCTGACGGACTTAGCTCTCATCTTTTCACCGGTGTCATGACCTTTGTTATGGGCATCGGCGCAATGATGAAAGTGACACGCAACATGCCCAGGAAACCGACTGATCCTGCCAGCTACGTGAGTCAAGTTGAGAGTGTTGGCACAGTGGCTAAGAGCCAGGACCCTTCATCCCAGTTAACCCAACCAGGAGGCCTCTCCACTGCCGAGTTGATGTCTGTCATGAAACGTATGGCGGAGTTGGAAGAGAGATTAAGTGTTATCAACCAGAAACCTACAACAATGCCCCCTGAGAAGGAGGAATTGTTGAATACTGCACTGACacgagccgatgccttggagcaaGAGCTTATGGCTACCAAGAAG GCTCTAGAAGACTCATTTGCTCAACAACAGGAGCTGGCGGCGTACAtagacaaaaagaagaaaaagaagaagaagacctTG AAATTGATTTGCTGGTATCCCAGTTCTGGTAAACAATGA